A genomic stretch from Solanum stenotomum isolate F172 chromosome 8, ASM1918654v1, whole genome shotgun sequence includes:
- the LOC125873248 gene encoding cytochrome b561 and DOMON domain-containing protein At3g07570-like, protein MKASFKFSASFFFIIFQIIFISSQISTVNCSSTDSCNSNLKLKSEILFDTTSFHCLTVWSQQDYILRYMRTDTNVWSYVLSAPNTNSYIAMGFSEKGKMVGSTAIVGWVSNDGTATMKKYFLGGQSPNQVLPDEGNLQLVNFTSSVVAENSRIYLAFQLNTEMPSNRLIYSVGPSGMLPSTVDYRLTEHQDHTSTSLDYNTGQSETKTLYANLRRSHGLLNMFGWGILMPIGVMAARYLRQYDPIWFYSHITIQSLGFILGFAGVISGLVLNSRLQNNVNRHKGLGIFILLLGCLQAIAILVRPDKESKIRKYWNWYHYITGRVLILLATINVFYGIHLGNAGSSWNAGFSVVLVILFITALMLEIRMWRRK, encoded by the exons atGAAGGCATCTTTCAAATTCTCTgcctccttcttcttcatcatctttcaaataatatttatcagTTCCCAAATTTCGACAGTAAATTGCAGCAGTACAGATTCGTGCAATTCGAATCTCAAACTTAAAAGCGAAATTCTCTTCGATACCACTTCCTTCCATTGTCTTACAGTATGGAGTCAACAAGACTACATCCTCAGA TATATGAGAACAGATACAAATGTATGGAGTTATGTTCTCTCAGCACCAAACACAAATTCATATATTGCTATGGGATTTTCAGAAAAGGGAAAAATGGTTGGCTCAACTGCAATTGTTGGCTGGGTCTCTAATGACGGAACTGCCACTATGAAGAAGTATTTTCTCGGCGGTCAATCGCCGAATCAG GTGTTGCCTGATGAAGGAAATCTCCAGCTTGTCAACTTTACATCCTCCGTCGTAGCTGAAAACTCGAGAATCTATTTGGCCTTTCAGTTGAACACTGAAATGCCCAGTAATCGGCTCATTTACTCCGTCGGACCGTCGGGAATGCTGCCGTCCACCGTCGATTACCGGTTGACGGAACACCAGGATCATACATCTACTTCCTTGGATTACAACACAG GTCAAAGTGAAACAAAGACCCTTTATGCAAACCTGAGGAGAAGCCATGGACTTCTAAATATGTTTGGATGGGGAATTCTCATGCCAATTGGGGTCATGGCAGCTAGATACTTGAGGCAATATGATCCAATCTGGTTTTACTCTCACATAACTATTCAATCGTTAGGGTTTATCCTAGGATTCGCGGGTGTTATCAGTGGACTCGTTCTCAATAGTCGTCTTCAGAACAATGTCAATAGACACAAAGGCCTTGgcatcttcattcttcttctagGTTGCTTGCAG GCTATTGCAATATTGGTGAGACCAGACAAGGaatcaaaaataagaaaatattggaATTGGTACCATTACATTACAGGGAGAGTATTGATACTTTTGGCAACAATAAATGTTTTCTATGGTATCCATTTAGGAAATGCAGGAAGTTCTTGGAACGCTGGTTTTTCTGTTGTTTTGGTTATTTTATTCATCACTGCTTTAATGCTTGAGATCAGGATGTGGAGGAGAAAGtag
- the LOC125873126 gene encoding pentatricopeptide repeat-containing protein At3g02330, mitochondrial, with protein MACLLLHQHLTTQFRAVSSTLGYKWMEHSPGRFTTLAAANQMHPNNYRKTFSHLYQECAKHCIQEPGRQAHARMIISGFQPTVFVTNCLIQMYIKCSNLGYADKLFDKMPLRDTVSWNAIIFGYSMVSELEKAQLMFDLMPERDAISWNSLISGYMQNGNYGKSIQTFLEMGRDGIAFDRTTFAVILKACSGIEDSWLGVQVHGLVVKLGLATDVVTGSAMVDMYSKCKRLNESICFFNEMPEKNWVSWSALIAGCVQNNKFADGLHLFKNMQKGGVGVSQSTYASVFRSCAGLSDLKFGSQLHGHSLKTDFGSDVIVATATLDMYAKCNSLSDARKVFKLLPNHNLQSYNALIVGFARGDQGYEAVILFRLLLKSYLGFDEISLSGAFSGCAVFKGNLEGMQLHGVACKTPFLSNVCVANAIMDMYGKCEAPQEALRLFDEMEIRDAVSWNAIIAAYEQNGHEDETLILFSRMLKSRMEPDEFTYGSVLKACAARQDFNTGMVIHNRIIKSGMGLECFIGSAVIDMYCKCEKVEEAEKLHERMNEQTIVSWNAIISGFSLREQSEEAQKFFSRMLEEGIKPDNFTFATVLDTCANLATVGLGKQIHAQIIKQELQSDVFITSTLVDMYSKCGNMQDSRLMFEKAPKKDFITWNALVCGYAQHGLGEEALQIFEKMHLEDVRPNHATFLAVLRACAHIGLVEIGLQHFNSMSNNYGLDPQLEHYSCMVDILGRAGQISDALKLIQDMPLEADDVIWRTLLSMCKMHRNVEVAEKAAKCLLELDPEDSSSHILLSNIYADAGMWKEVAEMRKVMRYGGLKKEPGCSWIEIKSVLHMFLVGDKAHPRCNEIYENLDTLISEMKRASHILDNEFLLSCEATEDEHQHPFPECRVSSF; from the exons ATGGCTTGTCTCCTCCTTCACCAGCATTTAACGACTCAATTTCGTGCTGTTTCATCAACACTTGGATATAAATGGATGGAACATTCCCCTGGACGATTTACAACACTTGCAGCAGCAAACCAAATGCACCCAAACAACTACAGGAAAACTTTTTCCCATTTATACCAAGAATGTGCAAAACACTGCATCCAGGAACCAGGCAGGCAAGCCCATGCTCGGATGATAATTTCTGGGTTTCAACCCACTGTTTTCGTCACTAATTGTTTGATTCAAATGTACATAAAATGCTCCAACTTGGGTTATGCTGATAaattgtttgataaaatgcctcTAAGAGATACGGTTTCTTGGAATGCTATTATTTTTGGGTATTCCATGGTAAGTGAATTGGAGAAGGCACAATTAATGTTTGATTTGATGCCTGAAAGAGATGCAATTTCATGGAATTCTTTGATTTCCGGGTATATGCAAAATGGTAATTATGGGAAATCTATTCAAACTTTTCTGGAAATGGGAAGAGATGGTATTGCTTTTGACAGAACAACTTTTGCTGTTATTTTGAAAGCTTGTtcgggtattgaagattcttggTTAGGGGTGCAGGTGCATGGGTTGGTCGTCAAATTAGGTCTTGCTACTGATGTGGTGACAGGGAGTGCAATGGTGGATATGTATTCGAAATGCAAGAGATTGAATGAGTCAATATGTTTCTTCAATGAGATGCCTGAAAAGAACTGGGTTTCTTGGAGCGCTCTGATAGCAGGTTGCGTTCAAAATAACAAGTTTGCTGATGGATTACACCTCTTCAAGAATATGCAAAAAGGAGGAGTAGGGGTGAGTCAATCTACTTATGCTAGTGTCTTCAGGTCTTGTGCCGGGTTATCAGACTTAAAATTCGGTTCTCAATTGCACGGTCATTCATTGAAAACTGATTTTGGATCTGATGTCATTGTAGCTACGGCCACTTTGGACATGTATGCCAAATGTAACAGTTTGTCTGATGCTAGGAAGGTATTCAAATTGCTGCCAAACCATAATTTGCAATCCTATAATGCCTTGATTGTTGGGTTTGCTCGAGGTGATCAAGGATATGAAGCTGTAATACTATTCCGGCTTTTGCTGAAGTCTTATCTTGGGTTTGATGAAATAAGCCTATCTGGTGCATTTAGCGGATGTGCAGTATTCAAAGGGAATTTAGAGGGAATGCAACTACATGGTGTAGCTTGTAAGACCCCCTTTTTGTCCAATGTTTGTGTCGCAAATGCCATTATGGACATGTATGGCAAATGTGAAGCACCACAAGAAGCTCTACGTTTGTTTGACGAAATGGAAATAAGAGATGCAGTGTCTTGGAATGCAATAATTGCAGCTTACGAGCAGAATGGAC ATGAGGATGAAACTTTGATACTATTTTCTCGGATGCTTAAGTCAAGGATGGAACCAGATGAATTCACTTATGGTAGCGTTTTAAAGGCCTGTGCAGCTCGTCAAGATTTTAACACTGGCATGGTGATCCACAATAGGATCATAAAATCAGGGATGGGATTGGAGTGCTTCATTGGGAGTGCTGTAATAGATATGTACTGTAAATGTGAAAAGGTAGAAGAGGCAGAGAAACTCCATGAGAGAATGAACGAACAGACAATCGTATCTTGGAATGCAATCATATCGGGATTCTCATTGCGTGAACAAAGTGAGGAAGCACAGAAATTCTTCTCTAGAATGCTGGAAGAGGGAATAAAACCTGATAACTTTACCTTTGCAACAGTTCTTGATACCTGTGCCAATCTAGCTACTGTTGGGCTGGGAAAGCAAATTCATGCTCAAATTATAAAGCAAGAATTGCAATCAGATGTGTTTATAACTAGCACTCTTGTTGACATGTACTCGAAATGTGGAAACATGCAGGATTCTAGGTTGATGTTTGAAAAAGCACCAAAAAAGGATTTTATCACATGGAATGCTCTGGTTTGTGGCTATGCACAACATGGTCTTGGAGAAGAGGCTTTGCAGATCTTTGAAAAGATGCACCTTGAGGATGTAAGACCAAATCATGCAACTTTTCTTGCAGTCTTAAGAGCTTGTGCACATATAGGGCTTGTTGAAATAGGACTGCAACACTTCAATTCAATGTCGAATAACTATGGATTAGATCCTCAATTAGAACATTACTCATGTATGGTTGACATATTAGGGAGGGCGGGGCAAATTAGTGATGCACTGAAGCTTATTCAAGACATGCCTCTTGAGGCTGATGATGTGATTTGGAGAACTCTGCTTAGTATGTGTAAGATGCACAGGAATGTGGAGGTAGCAGAAAAAGCAGCAAAGTGTCTCTTGGAATTGGATCCTGAGGACTCGTCTTCTCATATacttttgtcaaatatttatgCTGATGCAGGAATGTGGAAAGAAGTTGCTGAAATGAGGAAAGTGATGAGGTATGGTGGGCTCAAGAAGGAGCCAGGTTGTAGCTGGATTGAGATAAAGTCTGTGCTACACATGTTTCTTGTTGGTGATAAAGCCCATCCAAGATGCAACGAGATATATGAAAACCTTGACACATTGATATCTGAAATGAAGCGAGCGTCACATATACTAGATAATGAATTTTTGCTCAGCTGTGAGGCTACAGAAGATGAACATCAACATCCATTTCCCGAATGCAGAGTTTCTTCTTTTTAG
- the LOC125873128 gene encoding ribonuclease 2-like, whose protein sequence is MASLTIKAIFCMQLLPLLIGAFSVIRINSSWDVEEGLLRRQTGHQRVFDYFKLSLLWPGTACRNTTKCCSSNACCRSNSPSIFTIHGLWADYNDGTWPACCSGPQFDKEQISTLRRPMKKYWPSFSCEATSTCHHENGSFWAHEWEKHGTCSYPVVHDEYEYFLMTLNVYFKYNVTGVLFEAGYVPSNSEKYPLGGIISAIQNAFHATPELICSGDAVEELRICFYKDLQPRDCASGSIIKSGRVSSGSCPQYVSLPVNGSGGNKQVAGFGLKLCFAVHLLLIFAFI, encoded by the exons ATGGCTTCCCTGACAATCAAAGCGATTTTCTGTATGCAATTGCTACCTTTGCTCATCGGAGCTTTTTCCGTTATCCGAATCAACAGTAGTTGGGATGTGGAAGAAGGATTGCTACGAAGGCAAACCGGACACCAGAGAGTGTTTGATTACTTCAAGCTATCTCTCTTATGGCCTGGCACAGCTTGCCGGAATACCACCAAATGCTGCTCTTCCAATGCCTGTTGCCG CTCGAACTCACCATCAATATTCACTATTC ATGGACTTTGGGCTGATTACAATGACGGAACTTGGCCTGCATGTTGTTCTGGCCCCCAATTTGATAAGGAGCAG ATTTCAACACTGCGTAGGCCTATGAAGAAGTACTGGCCTTCTTTTAGTTGCGAGGCCACCTCAACTTGTCACCATGAAAACGGATCATTTTGGGCTCATGAG TGGG AAAAACACGGGACATGTTCTTATCCAGTTGTCCATGATGAGTATGAGTACTTCCTGATGACTTTGAATGTTTACTTCAAATATAACGTCACT GGAGTTCTGTTTGAAGCCGGGTATGTACCCTCAAATTCTGAGAAATATCCACTGGGAGGCATCATTTCAGCCATTCAAAATGCCTTTCATGCAACTCCAGAGTTGATATGCTCAGGCGATGCGGTGGAGGAACTAAGAATATGCTTCTATAAGGATTTACAG CCTCGTGATTGTGCAAGTGGATCTATCATTAAAAGTGGTAGAGTCTCTTCTGGGTCATGTCCTCAGTATGTCAGCTTGCCAGTAAATGGATCAGGGGGTAA CAAACAAGTGGCTGGGTTCGGTCTCAAGCTTTGCTTTGCAGTTCACTTACTATTGATTTTTGCATTTATCTGA
- the LOC125874040 gene encoding 60S ribosomal protein L5-like: MAFIKVQKTRAYFKRFQVKFKRRREGKTDYRARNRLINQDKNKYNTPKYRLVVRFTNKDIIAQVVSASIAGDMILASAYANELPRYGLKVGLTNYAAAYCTGLLLARRVLKKLEMDEEYEGNLEVNGEDYSVEPAESRRPFRALLDVGLLRTTTGNRVFGALKGALDGGLDIPHSEKRFAGFSKDSKQLDAEVHRKYIYGGHVATYMKTLIEDEPEKYQTHFSEYIKKGLEADGLEEMYKKVHAAIRADPSPKKSEKQPPKQHKRYNLKKLTYEERKAKLIERLNALNSAAGNDDDDEDDE, from the exons ATG GCCTTCATCAAAGTCCAGAAGACAAGGGCTTATTTTAAGCGTTTCCAGGTCAAATTCAAGAGAAGGAGAG AGGGGAAAACAGACTATAGAGCCAGGAATCGTTTGATCAATCAGGACAAAAATAAGTACAACACTCCAAAATATCGTTTGGTTGTCCGATTT ACTAACAAGGACATAATTGCACAAGTTGTGTCTGCTAGTATTGCTGGTGACATGATTCTTGCTTCTGCTTATGCTAACGAGCTGCCTCGTTATGGCCTCAAAGTTGGACTGACTAATTATGCTGCTG CCTACTGCACTGGACTTCTTTTGGCACGGAGAGTTCTCAAAAAACTTGAAATGGATGAGGAGTATGAAGGAAACCTTGAG GTCAATGGGGAGGATTACTCCGTTGAACCTGCTGAAAGCAGAAGGCCTTTCCGTGCTCTCTTGGATGTTGGCCTTTTGAGGACTACTACAGGAAATCGTGTTTTTGGTGCTCTCAAG GGTGCGTTGGATGGTGGACTTGATATTCCTCACAGTGAGAAGAGGTTTGCTGGATTCAGCAAGGATTCCAAGCAACTTGATGCTGAAGTTCACCGCAAGTACATATATGGTGGCCACGTTGCTACATATATGAAG ACTCTGATTGAAGATGAACCAGAGAAATATCAGACACACTTTAGTGAGTACATCAAAAAGGGTCTTGAAGCTGATGGCCTTGAGGAGATGTACAAGAAGGTTCATGCTGCCATTCGTGCTGATCCAAGCCCAAAGAAATCTGAGAAGCAGCCTCCTAAACAGCACAAGAG GTATAATCTGAAGAAGCTAACATACGAGGAAAGGAAAGCTAAGTTGATTGAGAGACTGAATGCTTTAAATTCAGCTGCTggaaatgatgatgatgatgaggatgaCGAGTAA
- the LOC125874030 gene encoding uncharacterized protein LOC125874030 — MPSTATSPFPDNQIRRPLSGRKPLQPKNTPATPVTSNSNKPEKWIEISVTQNSNKENLHPDFSIPKKATNPISCIQDEPFDSSLAEELSAIREKLERLKGDKEKTEKMLKERDLMLDLQMKELLNRGEMQKQLELEVDRLFRLNELRLSCTQKISPIRTLREKIEEKKIKGDHLKELNYDEEDEIMTDSSSDKDSNA, encoded by the exons atgccATCGACAGCTACATCACCTTTTCCCGACAATCAGATCCGCCGGCCATTATCTGGCCGGAAACCGCTTCAACCTAAGAATACTCCGGCAACTCCGGTTACATCCAATTCAAATAAACCTGAAAAATGGATCGAAATCTCAgtaactcaaaactcaaacaAAGAGAATCTTCATCCAGATTTTTCAATTCCGAAAAAGGCAACTAATCCAATCAGCTGCATTCAGGATGAGCCGTTCGATTCATCGCTAGCTGAGGAGCTTAGTGCCATTCGTGAAAAGCTCGAGAGGCTGAAAGGCGATAAAGAGAAGACGGAGAAGATGTTGAAAGAAAGGGATTTGATGCTGGATTTGCAGATGAAAGAGCTCTTAAACAGAGGGGAGATGCAGAAACAGCTTGAGCTTGAAGTTGATCGGCTTTTCCGATTGAATGAGCTCAGATTATCCTGCACg CAAAAAATTTCTCCAATTCGAACGCTCAGGGAGAAGatagaagaaaagaagataaagGGTGATCATCTAAAG gAGCTGAATTacgatgaagaagatgaaatcaTGACCGATAGCTCATCGGACAAGGACTCAAATGCATAG